One region of Eupeodes corollae chromosome 1, idEupCoro1.1, whole genome shotgun sequence genomic DNA includes:
- the LOC129942348 gene encoding glutamate receptor ionotropic, kainate 2-like — MKAILLLFFISHLGLSLTQKQQISIGAIFFLDEPTEIEAAFDKAVYILNQRSSEVQLFPIKRYGKESKDKIDSIDLQTIACELIGNGVSAIFGPSSNAPSDIVALICNSTGIPNILFDWSPEESMTERMNHRMTVNVAPSTTILSKAYSDIVYNYAWKGYTVLYENHEALVRLQDLLQLKRIHEEEIKVRQFSRDEDFRTLWKNVRHQGERRVILDCSPELLADVVDSATFFNMTGQFNNLFLTNLDTHKSNLRLLNNANFRVNITAVRIELNSNEFIEDNSVMSTLVFDAVLLLHNAINNVIASQQYFAPRISCESTEKWEVGNLILEQMLQTSEENGTFITKNIQFNEWGERVNFNLEIYRPMSDRVIAVWNPDGQLMAKTESSSSVSKSDTGEIQDFSQGRRHYRVASRIGKPYLMLREPGEKEILSGNARFEGYSIDLIHKLSQIVGFDYTFDIVDDDSYGKYNPETKQWDGIVGYLIDHKADIGICDLTITQARRSAVDFTVPFMQLGISILYFKTPPEAKDLFAFLKPFDVEVWMYMLTSYLIISLVSIVMARVSRDEWENPHPCNPNPEELENKWDIANTSWLTMGSLMAQGCDILPKSGPMRLMSGMWWFFSLMMLNSYTANLAAFLTASKMESAINSINDLAEQNKIQFGTLSGGSTSNFFSESNDTVYRLAWSKMVSAQPTVFTKSNAEGVDRVRKNKNTYAFLIETTSMEYAIENDEKCELTQIGSQIGEKHYGIAVPLGADYRSNLSVAILKLSERGELFSLKKKWWANPNKTCSKADVVDGNELSIEELGGVFLVLGCGIFGAFVLGIIEFLWNVQQVAVEERLTPMEALKSEVMFALKFWIKKKPVKILGSSSGSGSGSESGSTSNRSRRSSVQSQQSTAKHSVKKVSIE; from the exons ATGAAGgcaattttgcttttattttttatttctcatctGGGATTATCATTgactcaaaaacaacaaatcagcATTG GTGCGATCTTTTTTCTTGATGAACCAACAGAAATTGAAGCTGCATTCGATAAAGCTGTTTACATTTTGAATCAACGTTCCTCAGAGGTGCaactttttccaataaaacgCTATGGAAAAGAAAGCAAGGACAAAATTGATAGTATTGATCTTCAAACTATag CTTGTGAACTGATAGGAAATGGTGTGTCGGCTATTTTTGGACCAAGTTCAAACGCACCTAGCG aTATTGTGGCGCTTATTTGTAATAGTACGGGTATTCCTAATATTTTATTCGATTGGAGTCCTGAGGAGAGTATGACAGAGCGAATGAATCACAGGATGACAGTTAATGTGGCACCTTCGACCACGATTCTATCGAAAGCATATTCcgatattgtttataattatgcATGGAAGGGTTATACAGTGCTGTATGAAAATCACGAAG CCTTAGTGAGACTTCAAGACTTGCTTCAACTTAAACGCATACacgaagaagaaataaaagttcGTCAGTTTTCCCGAGACGAAGACTTTAGAACTCTATGGAAGAATGTTCGTCATCAGGGAGAAAGAAGAGTAATATTGGATTGTTCACCTGAGTTGCTGGCAGATGTTGTCGATAGTGCGACATTTTTCAATATGACAGGACAATTTAAT aacttGTTCTTAACTAATTTGGACACACATAAATCAAATTTACGATTGTTAAATAATGCAAATTTTAGAGTGAATATTACGGCTGtcagaattgaattgaattcgaACGAGTTTATTGAG GACAATTCTGTAATGTCAACATTAGTATTCGATGCTGTTTTATTGCTACACAATGCCATCAATAATGTAATTGCATCGCAACAATACTTTGCACCACGAATATCATGTGAAAGTACTGAGAAATGGGAAGTTGGAAATTTGATTTTAGAACAAATGTTGCAG ACATCGGAGGAAAATGGAACTTTTATAACAAAGAACATCCAGTTCAATGAATGGGGTGAACGTGTCAATTTCAATCTAGAAATATATCGCCCAATGTCGGATCGAGTTATTGCCGTTTGGAACCCAGATGGTCAATTAATGGCCAAAACcgagtcatcatcatcagtgtCGAAATCGGATACAGGAgaaatacaagatttttcaCAAGGTCGAAGGCATTATAGGGTAGCATCACGTATTGGAAAACCTTATCTTATGCTAAG aGAACCAGGTGAAAAAGAAATCTTAAGTGGAAACGCTCGATTCGAGGGCTATTCTATTGATCTTATTCACAAGCTTTCGCAAATAGTTGGATTTGATTATACATTTGATATTGTGGACGATGATAGTTATGGAAAATATAATCCAGAAACTAAGCAATGGGATGGAATTGTTGGATATTTGATTGATCAT AAAGCCGATATTGGAATATGCGACTTAACAATCACTCAAGCCCGTCGATCAGCTGTAGATTTTACTGTACCATTTATGCAATTGGGTATCAGTATCTTATACTTCAAGACGCCTCCAGAAGCCAAggatttgtttgcttttttaaaaccattcgATGTGGAGGTTTGGATGTATAtgttgacatcctatttaattATATCTTTGGTGTCCATCGTCATGGCTag agtaTCCCGAGATGAATGGGAAAATCCACATCCATGTAATCCAAATCCTGAAGAACTTGAAAATAAATGGGATATTGCTAATACATCATGGTTAACAATGGGATCACTTATGGCCCAGGGTTGTGATATTTTGCCAAAATCCGGACCAATGCGACTTATGAGCGGAATGTGGTGGTTCTTTTCTTTGATGATGTTAAATTCCTACACAGCTAATTTGGCTGCTTTTCTGACTGCATCGAAAATGGAAAGTGCTATTAATAGTATTAATGATTTGGCGGAAcagaataaaattcaatttggtACTTTGAGCGGTGGCAgtacttcaaactttttttcg gAATCAAACGATACAGTTTACCGTTTGGCTTGGTCAAAAATGGTGTCAGCTCAACCaactgtttttacaaaaagtaatgcCGAGGGTGTGGATCGTGTTAGgaagaacaaaaatacttaTGCTTTTCTTATTGAAACAACAAGTATGGAGTATGCtattgaaaatgatgaaaaatgtgAACTCACCCAAATTGGATCACAAATTGGTGAAAAACATTACGGAATTGCTGTTCCATTGG GTGCGGACTATCGTTCTAATTTGAGTGTTGCCATTTTAAAACTCAGCGAAAGAGGTGAattattttcgttaaaaaagaaaTGGTGGGCGAATCCCAATAAAACATGCTCCAAAGCTGATGTCGTAGACGGTAATGAACTGTCTATTGAAGAACTTGGTGGTGTGTTTCTTGTTTTGGGTTGTGGTATATTTGGAGCATTTGTTTTGGGTATTATTGAATTTCTATGGAATGTTCAACAAGTTGCAGTTGAAGAGAGG TTAACACCTATGGAAGCTTTAAAATCTGAAGTCATGTTTGCACTTAAGTTTTGGATAAAAAAGAAACCGGTCAAAATATTAGGAAGCAGTTCAGGATCGGGTTCGGGTTCAGAATCAGGGTCAACTAGTAACCGATCGCGGCGTTCTTCTGTGCAATCCCAACAATCGACAGCTAAAcattctgttaaaaaagttagcatagaataa